The sequence ATGGCAAGCGCTATGGGCAAGGCATTTCCGGCCCCTCGTTGGGTGTGCCGGGAGCAGAGTTCGTCAGGGTTCCGTCGAACTGGCGACAATGACCAATGACCAATGACCAATGACCAATGACCAAACCCGGATGACCCATCAAAACTCAATGACCAACAACCAATGACCAGGAAGAAGCCTCTTCATTGGACATGGGGACTTGGTCGTTCATTGGTCATTCGGGTTTGGTCATTAGTCATTTCAAAATCTCCCGCTCCAAGCGTCACGAGGAGAACGGTCGAACGCGGATTGAAATTCCACGCCTACCGTGCCGGTTCGGCGCCGCGCCACTTGTAGGCGCCGGGCGCGAACTGTTTGAACTTGCTCTTGCCGGCGAACTTGGCGCTGACGAGATCGATCGACTTGATGTAGCGGTCGAACTCGGGGTTGTTGCGGATGCGGTCGAAGCCCTTCGTGCCGACCACGCTGAACCACGTCTTGGTGCCAGCCCAGTTGGGCAGCCCACGGATGACGGTGGCCTCGATGTTGTTGTCGGCGAGCTTCTCGACGGCGGCCATGGCGTCGTCGGCGTTGGGGTAGCTTTGGATGACGACGTAGTTGTAGCCAATGACGCGGGCCTTATCCTGCACGATCGAGGTCGCTGGCGTCCGACCGTTCAGCGCCGCCGTCGCGTCGACCTTCGGCGCCGTGAACGCCGATGCGTTGGCCGCGACGTTGGCGACGGCGGGTGACGATCCGTCGTCCTCGTTGCCGTGCGCGGGGGTCAGGGGGCTGGCGCTGGCCAGGTCCAGCACGTCGGGCCGGGCCTGGCTGGAGAGCAGGTCGGCCGACGATTCCTCAGCGATCACCGGTGACGGGTGCAGCTGAAACCGCTGGCCGGTGACGAACCCCACCCCGAACACCGCCATGAACATCAAGCCGAACGCGACCGTGTGCGATGAGGGCAGCACGAGCTTGAACGCGCTCAGGCCGCCGGACGGCGACCCGCCGCCATCGTCGCGCGGGCTGGGCGCGACCGAGACGGGCGCGTCGGAAAAGCGTGGCGTGGGGGCAGCCATCGCGCGGGGCGCGGAGGCCTCCATCAGCGACGACAGGCCGCCGTCGCGCTTCTTCGACTTGAACCACCATCGGGGGGTATCAAGCTTAGATTCCTTGGATTTTTCACGGTTTTTACCGTGAATTACCTCAAACAGCGCCGCTGCCTGCTTGCCTCTGGCCATCCTTGACCTCGCAGAAGTATCGGCAGCGCTCCGCGCTACCGGGTGAAGCGGAACTTCACCTTTGCCCCAAGTTACTCGTCAATCGACCTCAAGCCCCACAGCATCGTTACGACCGCACCGCCTTGCCCGTTCGTTGCAATCGTTATCGAGTGACAAAGCGAGGGTACGGTGCGCGCGAATCTGGGTCAAGGGAACGGGCTCGGCTGGCAAAACAATCGTACGGTTGGCGCAGCGGTTCGCGAAAACGGAAAGAGGAGCCATGCAACGACCCGTGATGAACCCCAACTATCTGGACGACGCCGCCCAGATTGCGCCACCGAAGCGAAACCGCGCACTGGGCCTGTTATGGCGCGGCGTGCGGTTGGCGTGGCGGTTCCTGATGAGCCGTCCGTTGGCCAGGCGGTCGCGCGGGATGAACCCGGACGACGCCCAGCGACCGATCTGGCGGCTGGCGTGGGGGCTGATGTACCGCGTCGCGTTCCTGCCGTTCGCCGCCGCGGTCGTCGCGGCGCTGACGGTGTACGCCGGCACGCACCCGACGGTCCCCCCGATCGAGCGCGACCCGATCACGGTCGGCGTCTACTACGACCCGGTGGTCTTCGTCACGCGCGACGACCACCGGCTGGAAGGATGGCTGGCGCCTGTGCTCGATGCCCGCACGGTCCTCGAACAGAAGGAAAAGGTCTTCGGCTCGAAGTACCCGGCCGTCGTGCTGGTGCACGATCATGGCAACTCGCGCGAGCAGATGTTGCCGCTCGTGCGCCCGCTGCACGAGGCGGGCTACGTGGTGCTGACGATCGGTCTGCGCGGTGACGGCGCGCTAAGCGATAGCGGCAGCACGTTCGGCCTGAACGAGTCGCTGGACGTCGCCGCGGCGGTCGAACTGTTGCGCCGCCGACCGTTCGTCGACCCGTCGCGCATCGGGGTGATCGGCGTCGGCACCGGCGCGCTCGCCGCGACCTTGGCGACCACACAGGACCCGAACGTGCGAACGTTGATCGCGCTGCGGCCGCCGGCAAGCCTGGACGACCTGCTGTACGACCACGTGGTGCCCGAGCGGCTGCCGTGGATTGGCTCGCTGTGCCGCTGGACGTTCGAGATCGCCTACGGCGTCAACACCGGCGACGCCGCCAGCGACCGCCTGGCCGCTACGCTCGACCGTCCGAGCACGCTCGTGCTGCGCAAGGTGGGTGGCATGGATGATACGACGCTGAACGAGAAGATCATCGACCACCTGTTCCACCACCTGCACAAGCCGCAGACCGCCATGGTGAGTGAGAAATGAATTGATGTCGGGAAACTGGGCCCCCTTCCAACATATAGCCACCGGCTTGCCGGTGGTCTTTCTTTCAATCCAACAGAAGACCACCGGCAAGCCGGCGGCTATGTGAGGGGGAGGCCAGATTCCGCATCACCCGAAGGCCATGCCCGCAACGCGATGCCCGGCTTGCGCCGCGACGTTGATCTCGGCGATCGGCGCGCTGCCAGCGGCGGCGTGCCAGAGGACGAGGCGCTGGCGGTCGGCGGTAATGGCGGCGACGTGCGTGGCACTGGCAGCCACGGCGCGCAGGCCGACGTGCCGGCTGACGTATCGCGTGACGAGCGTGTCGTCGAGGCCCAGGCAATCGATGCCGCCGTCGCGCCGCGCCAGCAACAGCCGCGAGCCACCCAGCCAGGGCAGCGTCGCCGCGGCCGCGATGGGGCCACCGGTGGGGCGGGTGTCGGTCGCGCGGAACGTGCCGACGGCCAGCAGGATCAACAGGCCACCATCGGTCAGCACGAGCAACCGGTCACCGTCCGGCAAAAGGTCGGCGATCGCGTCGCCGGCGTCGTACGCCTCGCGCAACCCAGCGGGGCTGGCAACGTA is a genomic window of Tepidisphaeraceae bacterium containing:
- a CDS encoding prolyl oligopeptidase family serine peptidase encodes the protein MQRPVMNPNYLDDAAQIAPPKRNRALGLLWRGVRLAWRFLMSRPLARRSRGMNPDDAQRPIWRLAWGLMYRVAFLPFAAAVVAALTVYAGTHPTVPPIERDPITVGVYYDPVVFVTRDDHRLEGWLAPVLDARTVLEQKEKVFGSKYPAVVLVHDHGNSREQMLPLVRPLHEAGYVVLTIGLRGDGALSDSGSTFGLNESLDVAAAVELLRRRPFVDPSRIGVIGVGTGALAATLATTQDPNVRTLIALRPPASLDDLLYDHVVPERLPWIGSLCRWTFEIAYGVNTGDAASDRLAATLDRPSTLVLRKVGGMDDTTLNEKIIDHLFHHLHKPQTAMVSEK